In Spirochaetales bacterium, the genomic stretch CCGGGCATTGACCCGCTTTCGAGTTGAAACTGAAGGCCCCCGGGCCGTAGCCCTCGCGGCGCGCGTGGTCGGTCGCGCTGAAGATCTTTCGGATGGCATCGAGGGCGCCGACATAACTCGCGGGATTCGACCGTGTCGTCTTTCCTATCGGGGATTGATCGACCATGACGACATCGTCGATCAGCCGGTGGCCCCTGATCTCGCGGTGCTCCCCCGGCCGGTCTGCGGGGTGCGCTTTGATCCTGCAGAGTGCATTATAGCAGACATCCTGTATCAGGGTCGATTTTCCCGATCCGCTGACACCGGTGACACACACGAAACGGTTCAAAGGTATGAGGACATCGATGTCTTTCAGGTTATGGGCGCAGGCCCCGATGATCTCGATACAGGGGCCTTCGGCCGGGCTGTCATTACCACCTGAGGAAATCGGACGTTGTCCTGATTTCCTCAGGTACGCGCCCGTTTTGGATACCGGTGATTGTAAAAGTCCCGCGACATCACCGCAATACACGATCCCGCCCCCCCGTTCTCCCGGTCCCGGCCCCATGTCGACCACAACATCGGCACACCTGATCACCTCCGGATCGTGTTCGACGACAATCAGTGTATTCCCCGCGTCGCGCAGCCGGTGGAGAACGGAAACAAGCCGGCCGATATCGCGCGAATGCAGCCCGATACTCGGCTCATCAAGGATAAAAAGGGTGTTGACAAGCGAGGTGCCGAGTGCGGTTGTGAGATTGATGCGCTGTACTTCCCCGCCGCTCAAGGTTCTGGACTGCCGGTCGAGTGAAAGATAGCCGAGGCCGACATCGACAAGATATCCGAGGCGGCAGAGTATTTCATCGAGAAGCATCCCGTACGCCTCCCCAGACGGACGATTTTCGGGATCGCCCGCTTCTTTCAAACCAAGAAAGAAGGCCCGGCATTTATCGATAGGAAGAAGCATCACCTCATGAATCGATTTTCCTTTTCCCGGCCCGCCGCCGAGCCGCCACAACAGCGACTCCATTTTGAGCCGCGTCCCCCCGCAGCCGGGGCATTTCCTGTACATCCGGTATTTGGAAAGCAGAACGCGTATGTGCATCTTGTAGCTTTTCGATTCGAGCCACCGGAAAAAGCGCCGCACACCGTACCATACACCATCGTCGAATTCCCCCTCGCCCTCGAACACCCACTGCCTTTGCCGCATGGTGAGATCGCGCCACGGGACAGAAAGGGGTATCTTTCGTTTCTTCGCAAAGTGTTCGAGTTCGGTCTGGCATACGCCGTAGGTTTTGGTCTGCCACGGTTTGACGGCGCCCCCTTTCAGGGTTTTCGACGGATCGGGCACCACCAGTGACTCGTCGATATCGATGATTCGCCCGAATCCGTGGCACGCCGTGCACGCCCCGATCGGTGAATTGAACGAAAACGCCCCCGGCACCGGGTCCTCAAAATGGATTTTGCAATCCGGGCAATGAAGATCAGCCGAATAGTTATGCGTCGAAAGCACCCGGCGCTCCGAATCGAACAGACGAATCGTAACAAGTCCCCTGCCGTTTCTGAGTGCCGCCGTGAGGTCGTCGACAATCCTCGACCGGACGCCGTCCGAGAGGACAAGGCGGTCCTGGATTACTTCGAGTACTTCGTCCTTTTTACCGAAGAATCGTTCGTACCCCTGGGTAAGGAGGGCGGCTTTCACTTCCTCTTCCGTGAAGTTATGCGGTATGGGAACGGGAAAGGTGACGGCAATCAGTCTTTTTTTTTCTTTTGACAGGAAAGACAGAATATCATCCGCTATGCTTTCGGGCGTATCGCGCCGCACCCGGCGCCCGCACCCCCCGCAGTAAAGCTGCGCCGCGCGGGCAAAGAGAAGCTTGATATAATCATTGAGTTCCGACATGGTACCGACCGTCGACCGTGATGTCCTCACGGGATTGACCTGGTCGATCGCGATCGCGGGCGGAATCCCCTCTATCCTGTCCACCCTGGGTTTGTCCATCCGGTCGAGAAATTGCCGTGTGTAGGGGGAAAAGGTCTCGACATAACGCCGCTGCCCCTCCGCGTAGAGGGTATCGAAGGCCAGGGATGATTTCCCCGAACCGCTTACACCCGTGATAACGATTAGCCTGTTGAGCGGCAACCGTAAATCGATTCCCTTGAGATTATTCTGGCGGGCGTTTTTAACGATTATCGATGTTTCCGGCATTGAAATCCCCACGGAACGGAAAATCCCGGCTATTCTTCATCCCCGAAGTGATTGCCGGAAAAACGGCATTCTTTGATGGAGAGCAGTTCCCTGTGATCGGCAAAACGGGAGGAGGTATTGCCGTTGAAATCACAGCCGTTGACGTCGACGATTTCACATTCAGGACCGATACCGAACATCGTTTGTCCGTTATTGCCTGAAAAATCACACGACTGAAAGAGAATTTTCCCGCTGCCCCCCGTGATACCGATGAGGGTATAGTCTCCGGTATCCCTGAAGTGCGAGTTTTCAAACCTTAAACCGGCTGAATCGGAGATATATATAAGGCCGTAGGTGCATTCTTTTATTGTCGAAAAATCGAACAGCATATTGTCAACATGATCCAGTTCGAGGCCGATGGTACCGCTTCCATATAACGTGCACCGGTCGATGGAGACGGTATCACAGACCGAAAACCTCAAGACCCCGCCGGCGCAATATCCCGGTTTGGTGTGGCCGAACGTGATGTTCTCCAGACCGATATTCGAGCATGTCTTCCACTCCATCACCCACCCGTATGCCGGATCGATGACCACGCTGACATTTCCTTCCCCGATCAGCGTGAGGTTCGAAATTGAACGGATCACCGGATAAAGTCCGTCGAAATTATCTTCCCACTTGATATGCCGGTTCTGAAACCGGTACCCCCCGCTGAGATTATACTCTCCCTCTTTTATTCTGATAACGACGTCCGGTCCGATCGCCTTCAACAGGGCTTCCGTGGTGGCAACGGTGACGAACCTGCCCTCTCCGGCTGCGGTATCCGGTTTCTCTCCCTCCCCGACCCCGAGAAAAACGGAAATAAACAGACCGCTGTCTTCGATGAGTGAATTGACATCGATATATACCTGTGAGGCCGTACCGAGCGTTTCCCCTGTTTCGACATCGATGAGTTTGATCGTGATCATAAACCTGTCGCCGACCGTCCCGAAACTGCCGACGATAATATAGCTTGCGGAAAGCATCCTTCCAAGCCTCAGCTGGCAGCCGGTATCGACGCAATCGGAAACGGACCATTCTATTTCCTTTAACAGGGCTTCCCGTTCCATCCTGTCGATGACCCGGTATTTTCCGGATTCGACAATATGGGAGGTGATATGATCGACGACGAGACGGGCTTCCTCTTTAGAGATGCCATGTGTCTCGAAATCCAAAACGGTGAGAACCGGTTTGGGATCCTGTGAATACACAGGTGCCGCGATAAATAATATGCAAAAAACGGGAAAAACAATAATCCGGGATACCGCTGGATTTTTCATATGCCGCAACAACTCGATGTAACCCTTTTTTCGTAAAAAAGTCAAGCCATCCGGCCGGGTCGCGGATCCCGTATGCGGGAGGGAAAGACAGACAGGAGTCTGTTTACCCGAATCGGTTCATATTGTATATTTATCCATGACTGCATTATGAGCCGAAAACCTGAAACCTTCAGCCGTTTATTGGCGTATAGTATAATGGGAAGGTCTTTGGTCAATGTAGTGAGATAATATGGATTGACAATTGTGAATGAAAAAAAAATTGCGGGGTCTACGGAGGCGGATACCCTTCAAGCGATCCATGAAACACTCAATGGAAACACGGCGGCATTCTCCTACATCGTCGAATCCTACACGCCCCTTGTTTATTCACTCTCTTATTCGATACTCGGAAAACATCATGAGGCCGAAGAAGCGGTACAGGAGATATTTCTCAAGATCTATACAGGACTGTCCCGGTTCAATATTTCACGGAGGTTTCTTCCCTGGATGTACACGATCGCCCTCAACTACCTTCGTTCCCG encodes the following:
- a CDS encoding right-handed parallel beta-helix repeat-containing protein, with the translated sequence MKNPAVSRIIVFPVFCILFIAAPVYSQDPKPVLTVLDFETHGISKEEARLVVDHITSHIVESGKYRVIDRMEREALLKEIEWSVSDCVDTGCQLRLGRMLSASYIIVGSFGTVGDRFMITIKLIDVETGETLGTASQVYIDVNSLIEDSGLFISVFLGVGEGEKPDTAAGEGRFVTVATTEALLKAIGPDVVIRIKEGEYNLSGGYRFQNRHIKWEDNFDGLYPVIRSISNLTLIGEGNVSVVIDPAYGWVMEWKTCSNIGLENITFGHTKPGYCAGGVLRFSVCDTVSIDRCTLYGSGTIGLELDHVDNMLFDFSTIKECTYGLIYISDSAGLRFENSHFRDTGDYTLIGITGGSGKILFQSCDFSGNNGQTMFGIGPECEIVDVNGCDFNGNTSSRFADHRELLSIKECRFSGNHFGDEE